The Salvelinus alpinus chromosome 25, SLU_Salpinus.1, whole genome shotgun sequence genomic sequence cagtccctcctgcagcaaagcacccccacaacatgatgctgccacccccgtgcttcacggttggtatggtgttctttggcttgcaagcttccccctttttcctccaaacataatgatggtccttatggccaaacagttctatttttgtttcatcagaccagatgacatttctccaaaaagcacgatctttgtccccaatgtgcagttgcaaaccgtaatctggcttttttatggcggttttggagcagtggcttcttccttgctgagaggcctttcaggttatgtcgatataggactcgttttactgtggatataaataattttgtacccgtttcccccagcttcttcacaaggtcctttgctgtcgtTCTgcgattgattttcacttttcgcaccaaagtactgtaacgaccctgggtttataagcgcggaaattgactctgccgcacgagcatgcttttgcggcacagtcgatagcgcgccggacctcgggctagaaggtcgagggttcgagacctgctccctgctgtttcattacagtatgttcatctctaggagacagaacgcgtctccttcctgattgGTATGACGGCtgtatggtcccatggtgtttatacttgcgtactattgtttgtacagatgaacgtggtaccttcaggcatttagaaattgctcccaagtatgaaccagacttgtggaggtctacacattttttttctgaggtcttggctgatttcttttgattttcccatgatgtcaagcaaaggggcactgaatttgaaggtaggcattgcaatacatccacaggtacacctccaattgactcaaatgatgtcaattagcctatcagaagcttctaaagccatgacataattttctggaattttccaagctgtttaaagacagtcaatttactgtatgtaaacttctgacccactggaattgtgattaagtgaaatactctgtctgtaaagaattgttgggaaaatgacttgtgtcatgcacaaagtagatgtcctaaccgacttgccaaaactatagtttgttaccaagaaatttgtggagtggttgaaaaacgagttttaatgactccaacctaagtgtatgtaaacttccgacttcaactgtagatgggaggggttgagggtagctgaatgctgtgactggatggtcttcagatatagatgggaggggttgagggtagctgaaggctgGCACGAAATACCaacaaaagataactaatgtaagatacagtgcattcggaaagtattcagaactctactttttccactttttcttacgttacagccgtttttccccctcaatctataTCCACatattctgacttagaatatgtggacaactacaaatacctaggtgtctggttagactgtaaactctccttccagactcacattaagcatctcctatccaaaattaaatctagaatcagcttcctatttctcaacaaagtctctttcactcacgctgccaaacctaccctcgtaaaactgactatcctaccgatccttgatttcggcgatgtcatttacaaaatagcctccagcactctactcagcaaattgtatGTAGTCTATCacggtgccatccgttttgtcaccaaagccctatataccacccaccactgcgacctgtatgctctcgttggctggccctcgcttcatattcatcgccaaacccactgactccaggtcatctattaagtctttgctaggtaaagccccgccttatctcagctcactggtcaccatagcagcacccacccgtagcacgccctccagcaggtatatttcactggtcatccccaaagccaactcctcatttggccgcctttccttccagttctctgttgccaatgactgtaacgaattacaaaaatcactgaagcttgagtcttatatctccctcgctaactttaagcatcagctgtcagagcagcttaccgatcattgcacctgtacacagccatctgtaaatagcccacccaactccctcatccccatattatttatttctttgctcctttgcaccccagtatctctacttgcacattcatcttctgcacatctatcactccagtgtttaattgctaaaatgtaattatttcgccactatggactatttattgccttacccccCTAAtcgtactacatttgcacacactgtatatagatttttctattgtgtttttgactgtacatttgtttatcccatttgtaactctgtgtttgtcgcactgctttgctttatcctggccaggtcacagttgttctcaactggcctaactggttaaataaaggttaaataaaataaataataatttgagTCTCATATTattcatttcatttttttttatacatttgcaaacatttctaaaaacctcttttctatttgtcattatggggtattgtgtgtagattgagggaaaacattattttatacattttaggctgtaacaacaaaatgttgaaaaagtggaaggggtctgaatacagtcCGGATTTTCCATCTGAAGGCTTTGTCATTTCTCCTTGTCATGCTGAGTCATACGAGTCCCTCTTATCCCCCATTGGGGCTCTTTTCTGAATTGCCTGACTGCCCCTCTGTGTTTCCTGCTCACTTGGGGCTTTGAGGGAGCATGCTATGACTAAATCATTTGCCTTCACTTGCAGAGGTTTCTTTGAGAATATACCACTGAAAAGTAGAGCGACAGGGGCAATATTACTCATCTTTGTAGCATAAACACTAGTAGCGCTATGGTAGAATCCCGTAAGGTTTTTAGCTTGTACAACCACACTGGCACTAGTCTCagatttctagcagactgttaaAACACGCAGTTAGTTATACTGCATCTTCACATCACATGACCATAATTACATTGGAGAATCCCTTCTGACTAATTCTAAGTGAGGAATTCCGTGAAGTTCCTCATGTCTGGAATACCGTGTCTGGGAACTATGACTCCCCAGCGGAATTTTCAACACTGCCTGTATTGGCCCTTCCCTTACAGGAAATTCCAGTGTACTCAtctataataatatagatacagacctctacaagtctATGGGTATATGTTACGGCTCATCCTATGCCTGCGACTCATTCTGAAGCCTGATCACCAGCATCTTTACACTTCAGTCCCTTATTCTGTTAAGGCATTGGCGATTTGCCATTATATCTTCATAATAATGTGTTTGTCTTGAACACTGACCTTTCAGGATctgtttgatttatttaacataaTTAAATAATTCAGTCTCAGATATGGTCACATTCCAAATAGTCCATTGGGCATGTTGCCTGCACTTTCAAGTACtggagaagaaaataaaaaactaaTTTTTTTCATCACCATCTCCCACACTGATGGAAAAACACCAGAAATCAAGGCGAAGTTAAATGTCATGTTTTAATTTACTGGAGTTTGTGGCTTGCTTTACCCTTCCACATGCAATGGATAACATTTACAGTAATGTCAAACTTTATACATTTacagttataaaaaaaatatgtatttgtatTCACAGCCATTTACAATATAATACATGCTGATGCTATTACATCGTTGGTTGGATGTAAGCTTTGTGATAATGAGTATCTTTCAGAGAGCCATAAAGAGCATTATTTATTGGCATCCATTTAGTTTATTTGGCATCTTCTCATTGGTTCACACTGTCCATCATCACTATGTCAGTCCTAGGGTGTACCCCAGCCTTCTGCCATCCTCAACCTCTGAGGTTGGCACCACTGCTGGGCATGCCACTGTACCATAGCTAGAGCCTGTGGGCAGAAGAGCTTCTCCCTGTCTGTACTACTGTTCTCTACAGGTTATTTTCGTCTACTTCCTACTTGTGCATATTCCATTGAATGTCATCATACCAACATGTTACCTGCGAAAGGAAAGGAGAAGGTGGATTAGAGCCAAAGTTAGTCATAAATTATCTAAAACATCCAATCTGCTAGGTTCACTCATGAGATACAGCTAGATATGCTGAACCGGTTTCACAGCTGTTTCACCGGAGAATATATGGAAAAACTCTACGCTGCATAAGCAATCACACACAGTAGAGAtgcctcacacacacctacagtccaCATACTCACATCAGTTCAGTCACACTCACCTCTTCCTCATCAGACTGTCCCTCTTCCTCACTGTCCTCAGACTCACTGTCTGGCAGTTCTCTCAACTCCTGAGCCGTCAGCTCATACAGTTCCCTTTGGATTGCAGCGTTCTGGCGACCGTAGGTCAGGTGGTACGGCGTGTGACCTCCATAGGTTAGGCTGTTGACGTTAGCGCCGTTACTGACCAGGAGCCGAACCAAGTCCAGGTTCTGTAGGTCCACAGCCAGGTGGAGAGGGCTGCGGCCATTACACTGCTCCTGGAATGCCAAACAAGTGTAAAATAAGTTAATGGGAAATACACAGCATTTGGGTGCTTTTTAGGAAATGTGAATGACATAATCAAATGGACTATTGCGAGGGTGGGGTTGAAAAAAGGCTAACTTGCTGCATAGCCTACCTGTGCATCGATGTCAGCTCCGAGAGCAACAAGGCTCTCCACAAGCGAGAGAAAGCCATGGATAGAGACCAGATGCAAACAGTTCTGACCTGAAACAGAGAGCAGAGGAAGACCAATGGTCAGAGAACAGGGTAATAATACTTTACGTTAAGTTAAGTTACTCTTATACCTGTGTAATTACTACAGTAACATTGTTGTTAGACATTATTTTTGTAATTGTTTAGTTCTAGTAATGGCCACAGGTTCCCCACAAGCTGAAATAAGAAACAGAAAATAAACTGTTTTTCAGTGTCTTACCACTGTAGTTTGGTGTGGCCATGATGGCTGGGAGCTGGGTCGAGCAGCCCTGGGTCTGGGTGAGGACACTGAAGCAGGTGAGAGAGCCCTTCCTACAGGCGATGTGGAGGGCTGTATTGCCACTGTCGTCCACTAGCATTGGGTCACAGCCAGCCTTCAGCAGACGCTCCACTATCTCAGCCTGCTCTGTGATCACAGCCAGATGGAGCGGAGTCTGTATAGGGGAGCAGGACGGGTATGGTTAGGAACTGGAAGTAtgagtctctctctgcccctctcgatctctctcacacacaccttttACTGTATTTGTGTATCTACTTaattctctctcatacacacaccttGTACTCCATCTAAGCATTTACTGTAATTGTGCAGGTCTTAACTGTATGTACCTGTCTCTGGTAGTTCTGTTGATTGAGGAAAGGCTCATTGCATGACAGCTCTATCAACTTCCTTGCACAGTCCTTGGCTTCATGGATAATGGCAAGGTGGAGAAGCCTGCATAGAAGACAAGGGGGAATTATTAACTGCTCAGACTACTCAAAAATAAATGAACATGATTCCTGAATACGACATAAGGTTAACACTTAGAATGAAAAACAGGCAGCACTTCACAGTCGTCACACCTTTCCCTCAAGCTATTTCTACTAGTGGTGGCTTGACGCACTGGCGCACGTTGCAGCGTATCTGGTTTCTGGCACGAGGCCCGGGACTTTCCCGACCAGCGGAGTGTGAGCGCCGCCTTCTTTGACCCCCAGCCATAGTACATTCCGTTCTGAAAGGTTTGTTTACGTAATGCCCACAATGGCCATAATCACTCTCCCCCAATACCTTCCTTGTGCATTGTTTAGATTGGAGCTACTTTGCATGCAAATGCAAACGTAACTTTTGCACACAGGAAGACAACCACAATTGCGCTATAATTAGTCGACTACAAACATTAGCTAATTATATAACCTAGAAATAACAGTCGATTTAATGTAACTCTGGAAACAAAACTTGAATGTCTGTTGATTTGATTATAGTATCTCAACATACGTGTCTCCGTCCTCTAAAACGTGTTCCTTCCAGGGTTCATTGCCGCATTCGTCTCTCTGCGGTGAGGGACAATCCACACGAAGACACTCGAGCTCACTGGCGACAACTTCATATTCCTCGTCTTTGAGAGAGTCAAGGCCGCTGTCCAGCCGCTCTTCGTTGATAGATTGCACTTTCCTATCCTTAGAATGTCGACCATCAGTGTTATAATCCATGTGGTTGAGGATACTAGCTCGATGAAGGTCCATTGTTGACACTGGCTGCTGTGCTGGTTGTAATTCGGAACTTGACATACACCAGCGTTAAATTCTCAGTAGTGTCGGAGGGGGGAGGAGTCAACACAGGGTGGGGGATTTCCAGGCGGAACGCAGAACTCCAAACGGTCTCCATGGGGAAATATGGGCCCCACATATTTCAATTCTGCATTTTCATACTTGTGGCCTCAACAGATTAGGTTTATGTTAGAACACTGCAAAGGGGCTTGGATATTTTTGCATAATCCTACATAAAAGCAAAGAATAGCCtaaatgaaaaacaaaacaaataaattcACTCATGAAATTAAATTGTGTCAAGAAAACAAAATTTGATTTTGTGCATTGAGATTATAGGCTATGATCTATTCTGCTAGTAGCCTATTGGCTGAGTAGACCtatcaaatgtttttattttttaatattttgtCCCTCTGCAATGATATGTCTAATGACAAACATAATATTTCCTAATTGTAATGCAGTTCTAAGGGAAAGTCCTGTGTTTGCTTATTTATCCTGGGTGCCAATTTGCTTTACTGTTCAAATTGTGCGGTTCTGAACAACACAGGTTATTCTAGGGGTCTTTCTATTTGCATAACACAGGGGATgaaacacaatcacacacatcaAGGTACATTTCTCTTCGAATCAAAGCAACATAAACATAGCAACTATCTCCATATTACCAGACCACACTGGCAGGAACATATGCACTCTAGTGGTAACCACTGTTCATCTGACTTCATAGACTGACAAAACATGACTAATGACTGATACCTCTGACAGGACCCAACTGAACTGGGGGAAAAAATTTAATTAAAAGACCCATTTGTTGACATTCTAGCCCTGtgtatacctggtgctaacatgggTCCTGTGTCCTGATCTACtctacattctgattgtgcccacatttccaGAAATTTGTCTACATatggtattaaaatgtgtctgttgttgtgaccagACTGGgtctgcattgtgaccagatttcctggtCTATTCCTTTATGCAAATTATTTCACAACTATTCTTTCTAAATCATATTTATTGTAAGACGCATTGATGTTATCAGTCAATGtgccacctgtcaatgattttagagaACCGAAGAATGATGATTTAAATGTTGTTTTCTCTGTTCAGTTCAGTCTAcacttgtaagatatccagacaTAATGAGTGTCTGACTACTGTACCTCGGGAGGTGGGCAGGATGAACATTTCACAATGTTCCTTTTGATAatctacacctgtctaaaaacgtgggcacaatcagaatgtcgacaagatcaggacaaaagaCACAACCAGGTATAAATGGTGCTTTTGAGTGTCTGTCTATGGTTGAACCATGATTTGATCAATAACCAGTATAACAAGACAACTAATCATTTGACGAGGCAGGTGGCAGAAAAATACCTGATTTGCAACGAAGGAAAGAAGTCATGTTTACTTCCCTGTGACACAAGACCGTGTGTTAAATCTGACTTTAAAGTCTAGGTACGGGAGGCCATCAAGTTTTTGATCTCCTATTATGAGAGGCCTTGTATGGAATGTTCTCTTGAGATATTCTATTGAGACACATGACTGGGTGGACCAGACGTGGTAGGAAACTCCCGGCACATGGAGTACTTTTTGAGGAACAACAAGAATGTCTGTCTCTAGCTAAATGTGTGTAAACAACAAGGGGGATGGGAGACTCTCTTGTTACACTAATGAGTGTGCacgcagaaagacacacacacacacacacacacacacacacacacacacacacacacacacacacacacacacacacacacacacacacacacacacacacacacacacacacacacacacacacacacacacacacacacacacacacacacgttgtagCCTAAGTATAAGAAATGCAGTATATTAATTTTCAAGAGAAAATGTCTCACCTGACATTGTAATAGATAACAACAAGCGTTGCTGCAGGTAGAATGTGTGATGGGTGGATGGGAGTTTCAGAGGAAACTCAACCTTGTAAAAACCaatgacatacagtatacagtacaagtAATATACCAAGgaaggagacagaacgtgtctccttcctgagcggcatgacggctgcgtggtcccatggtctttatacttgcgtactattgtttgtacagattaacgcggtaccttcaggcatttggaaattgctcccaaggatgaaccagacttgtggaggtctacatttctatttttctgaggtcttggtcgatttcttttgattttcccatgatgtcaagcaaagaggcactgagtttgaagtaaGGTCTTgtaatacatccacagctacacctccatgacatcattttctggaattttccaagctgtttaaaggcacagtcaacttagtgtatgtaaatgtctgacacacaattgtgatacagtgaattataaatgaaatgatctgtctgagaacaattgttggaaacattacttgtgtcatgcacaaagtagatgtcctaaccgacttgccaaaactatagtatgttaacaagacatttgtgtagtggttgaaaaatgagttttaatgactccaaactaagtaaacctccgacttcaacagtacctctgctgcagaggataagttaattagagttaactgcacctcagattgcagcccaaataaatgcttcacagagttcaagtaacagacacatctcaacatcaactgttgaggggagggcctcctgagtggcgtagtggtctaaggcactgcattgcagtgctagctgtgccgctagagatcctggttcaagtccaggcccATGGAGTTGctacaagaacatccctgctgcacaattgtctgggttaggggagggtttggccagcagggatgctcttgcagcgactcctgtggcgtgccgggcacaatgcatgctgacacagttgccaggt encodes the following:
- the LOC139553370 gene encoding NF-kappa-B inhibitor alpha-like, with protein sequence MSSSELQPAQQPVSTMDLHRASILNHMDYNTDGRHSKDRKVQSINEERLDSGLDSLKDEEYEVVASELECLRVDCPSPQRDECGNEPWKEHVLEDGDTLLHLAIIHEAKDCARKLIELSCNEPFLNQQNYQRQTPLHLAVITEQAEIVERLLKAGCDPMLVDDSGNTALHIACRKGSLTCFSVLTQTQGCSTQLPAIMATPNYSGQNCLHLVSIHGFLSLVESLVALGADIDAQEQCNGRSPLHLAVDLQNLDLVRLLVSNGANVNSLTYGGHTPYHLTYGRQNAAIQRELYELTAQELRELPDSESEDSEEEGQSDEEEVTCWYDDIQWNMHK